A stretch of Dromaius novaehollandiae isolate bDroNov1 chromosome 8, bDroNov1.hap1, whole genome shotgun sequence DNA encodes these proteins:
- the LOC135329092 gene encoding adenylate cyclase type 10-like, translated as MEVLTFPRYSPGDIVAALRGHVLAGSEARALAKGDLFPAPKSLTHDFHENPAEGLWNPPGAFLRGFTALTEKFSQSISLEQGADEVTQTLNHYLSDILEELLAFGGDILKFAGDAVLVLWRVKQTELKDTISLVLQCSQQIQEKYGIRETDVGQKLRLKIGISAGHISLLTVGDKREQHFLLLGQTVGEVWQAQNLATASDVVLSAGCWELCDQSKITAKRIKGQAAAVKVTGVERMSVCQREELFSQFPQARLNSSCPELSGILRPAVTLAPCHSLWKLLRKYIPATVLRKLDDRQPLDYMSELRPVTCLFVKLHFAARVNLAQLCKAIQDSSVMISEIIRPYKGEINKIIMFDKGCTFLCVFGLPGEKVPYESVHALESALKISKACCSRPMKIEAVSVGVTSGTVFCGVVGHRVRHEYTVMGQKVNLAARLMESYPGIVSCDTATYATSQLPCSYFKELPEVKMKGVADPGTIHQYLGMLEKLIAGMEVPKARSAYPTLLGREKEMALFESYLKAYVARKESRIVAFEGVMGSGKSHLLTELAYLGQAAGHRVVAVELTERNLRQACSAMHMMLAVAMGLQACQSCSARQLVLQQKLRGLMGESSYCLLNVPFLVKFPLSEKVSKMSDAQRTAALESVLKKVLQKTVEEEVVVFVIDNAHYIDATSWAFLWRMLRDVPAFLVMGLAPGRSRRQRLCKTAADILKLQQTTCVHLEELKPSAVVQKACQALGVVSMPRALETFLMQRSYGIPYYCEELLSHLNRHNMLLFHPLRKDGKTEAKWESLFTSAMEASPGAACHSSSAGKDCRVCTVRPDVNLQNTVLPPTLKEIALTELDSMEPSEQLVLKCAAIIGLMFTTELLFHILPTWTKAKMEKALNVLVRGRILKWLKAEKVAEDSSVSTKGSVASLEEECGAQKWSSGETEKTARLQSGVLAFCAPLLREAAYELWPKAQRVAMHHKCAAFLQRQVHKCQCCGGGDFVAFHRCAISGIQEGQSCDDFPSKCYLPSWEASLGQPEMERDEQPTTSETAKALQEGKSVLVVTSRATQRFLAKTEQIPTVASETKGMRGAVRSCECKAIVELVLVPLAHHHMAMGNDARALYYLLECAAAYLHVCDNYLAFTNLTKAEVLMSSERAKKAKVLACFEEATFLSLKGEVCYNMGCTDLAEMTTRKALSLLNRQFPVTSAGVVFKSLLEKLKHASWEATKASCLHQEARRERLPWLLRQSRCLFLLRQLFSLESASSGRRRSRLAALMEVNTAEESGDASHILWAYVEYAQRCQDLGCREEWLQYGRAAMQLSSDVEPFGGGVLNAAKFAQALSHLNLSLGNLPLSVDVGYRAKSLCAELEQPDLDREVLATLFTALFLQMRYPECVEVLARLEKQVAGEHRIIGQACFFSCCLDLLLYAGWEYKSFEECRSFVEQNEANCILKSQKSILFGLFSSLALWFARLGQWDNFQKPFEKAKQLLKGADASVPATQACSRLLECYSLLLRKDIEHSSARAWESRAGALRLAEEAFARCSTSPVFYARVYHLKAYIFRMLGDKHESQLCLTQGLQACALNGNLLEKTWLEMSSEQWSTGKAFRHQSPPGPAPEAKPEV; from the exons GTTTCACTGCTCTGACAGAGAAATTCAGCCAGAGCATCAGCCTAGAGCAGGGTGCGGATGAGGTGACGCAAACCCTCAATCACTACCTGAGCGACATCTTGGAGG agctgctggcttttGGAGGGGACATCTTGAAGTTTGCAG GGGACGCCGTGCTGGTGTTGTGGAGGGTAAAGCAGACCGAGTTGAAGGacaccatcagcctggtgctgcaGTGCAGCCAGCAAATCCAGGAGAAGTATGGGATCCGTGAGACGGACGTGGGCCAGAAGCTCCGACTGAAGATAG GGATCTCGGCAGGGCATATATCCCTGCTGACTGTCGGAGACAAACGGGAGCAGCACTTCCTGCTCCTTGGCCAGACCGTGGGTGAAGTTTGGCAGGCCCAAAACCTTGCCACCGCAAGTGATGTCGTCCTGTCAgccggctgctgggagctgtgtgACCAGAGCAAGATCACGGCAAAGAGAATTAAAGGCCAAGCAGCTGCTGTGAAG GTTACAGGCGTGGAACGGATGTCTGTGTGTCAACGTGAAGAACTCTTCTCTCAGTTTCCCCAAGCCCGGCTGAACTCCTCTTGTCCTGAACTGTCAG GCATCCTGAGGCCCGCTGTTACCCTGGCCCCTTGTCACTCTCTGTGGAAGCTGCTGCGCAAGTACATCCCAGCGACggtgctgaggaag CTTGATGACAGACAGCCCCTGGACTACATGTCTGAGCTCCGGCCAGTCACCTGCCTGTTTGTcaagctgcattttgctgcccGTGTCAACTTAGCGCAGCTCTGCAAAGCTATCCAGGACAGCAGCGTGATGATATCGGAGATCATCCGTCCTTACAAGGGCGAGATCAACAAGATCATCATGTTTGATAAA GGCTGCACGTTCCTGTGTGTATTTGGACTCCCTGGAGAGAAGGTGCCCTACGAAAGCGTTCACGCCTTGGAAAGTGCTCTTAAAATCTCCAAGGCGTGCTGCTCGAGGCCTATGAAAATCGA GGCGGTCTCCGTTGGGGTTACCAGTGGGACGGTGTTCTGCGGAGTCGTTGGCCATCGTGTGAGGCACGAATACACAG TCATGGGCCAGAAGGTGAATTTGGCAGCCCGGCTGATGGAGAGCTACCCCGGCATAGTGTCCTGTGACACAGCAACCTACGCCACCTCTCAGCTGCCCTGTTCCTACTTCAAGGAGCTGCCAGAGGTGAAGATGAAGGGGGTTGCGGATCCTGGCACCATCCATCAGTACCTGGGGATGTTGGAGAAGCT CATAGCTGGCATGGAGGTTCCGAAGGCGAGGTCCGCGTATCCCACCTTGCTCG GTCGGGAGAAGGAGATGGCCCTCTTTGAAAGTTACTTGAAAGCCTACGTGGCTAGGAAAGAAAGCCGCATCGTGGCATTTGAGGGCGTTATGGGCTCTGGAAAGAGCCATCTCCTCACTGAACTTGCCTATTTaggccaggctgctgggcacaG GGTAGTGGCTGTGGAGCTGACGGAGCGGAACCTGAGGCAGGCCTGCTCTGCCATGCACATGATGCTGGCTGTGGCCATGGGCCTCCAGGCCTGTCAGTCGTGCAGCGCCAGACAGCTCGTCCTGCAGCAAAAGCTCCGAGGGCTGATGGGAGAGAGCAGCTACTGCCTCCTCAATGTCCCTTTCCTGGTTAAG TTTCCGCTGTCGGAGAAGGTCTCCAAGATGAGTGACGCTCAAAGGACAGCGGCACTGGAGTCGGTGCTTAAGAAAGTGCTACAGAAG ACGGTTGAAGAAGAAGTTGTCGTATTTGTCATCGACAACGCGCACTACATTGACGCGACCTCCTGGGCTTTTCTGTGGCGGATGCTCAGAGATGTCCCGGCCTTCCTGGTCATGGGCTTGGCTCCTGGTCGCTCTAGAAGACAGAGGCTTTGCAAAACTGCAGCAGACATCCTGAAGCTGCAGCAAACAACCTGTGTCCATCTGGAAGAGCTGAAACCTTCAGCTGTTGTGCAGAAAGCCTGCCAGGCCCTTGGAGTTGTCAGCATGCCCCGGGCCCTAGAGAC GTTCCTGATGCAGAGAAGCTACGGGATCCCATATTACTGTGAGGAACTGCTGAGCCACCTTAATCGCCACAACATGCTCTTGTTCCACCCGCTGCGGAAGGATGGAAAAACGGAGGCCAAGTGGGAGAGCCTCTTCA CTTCTGCGATGGAGGCTTCTCCTGGGGCAGCATGCCACAGCTCCAGCGCGGGGAAGGACTGCAGGGTGTGCACCGTCAGACCTGACGTGAACCTGCAGAACACCgtgcttccccccaccctgaaAG AGATTGCGCTGACTGAGCTGGACAGCATGGAGCCCTCAGAGCAGCTGGTTTTGAAGTGTGCAGCCATCATCGGGCTGATGTTTACCACCGAGCTGCTGTTCCACATCCTTCCCACGTGGACCAAGGCTAAGATGGAGAAGGCATTGAACGTCCTGGTGAGAGGCCGCATCTTGAAGTGGCTGAAGGCTGAAAAGGTGGCGGAAGACAGCAGTGTTTCCACCAAGGGGTCCGTCGCCTCTCTGGAGGAAGAGTGCG GTGCCCAGAAGTGGTCCTCGGGTGAGACCGAGAAGACCGCGAGGCTGCAGTCCGGCGTCCTGGCCTTCTGCGCCCCGCTGCTGCGGGAGGCTGCCTATGAGCTGTGGCCCAAGGCGCAGAGGGTGGCCATGCACCACAAGTGCGCGGCCTTCCTGCAGAGGCAAGTGCACAAGTGCCAGTGCTGCGGCGGAGGGGACTTTGTGGCTTTCCACCGCTGTGCCATCAGCGGCATCCAGGAGGGACAGAGCTGTGACGACTTCCCCAGCAAATGCTACTTGCCCAGCTGGGAGGCCTCCCTGGGCCAACCCGAGATGGAGCGAGATGAGCAGCCCACCACTTCGG AGACTGCAAAAGCGCTGCAGGAAGGGAAGAGCGTCCTGGTGGTGACTTCTCG AGCGACGCAGCGGTTTCTGGCCAAGACCGAACAGATCCCTACGGTGGCCAGCGAGACCAAAGGGATGCGCGGTGCCGTGCGTTCCTGCGAATGCAAGGCCATCGTGGAATTGGTGCTCGTGCCCTTGGCTCACCACCACATGGCAATGGGCAACGATGCCAGAGCCCTTTATTATCTGCTGGAGTGCGCGGCTGCCTACTTGCACGTCTGCGACAACTACCTG GCTTTTACAAATCTGACCAAAGCAGAGGTCCTGATGAGCTCGGAAAGGGCTAAGAAAGCCAAGGTGCTGGCCTGCTTTGAAGAAGCCACCTTCCTGAGCCTGAAAGGGGAG GTCTGCTACAATATGGGCTGCACGGACCTGGCAGAGATGACGACGAGAAAGGCCTTGAGCCTGCTAAACAGGCAATTCCCGGTCACCTCAGCTGGCGTGGTCTTTAAATCTCTTCTGGAGAAGTTGAAGCATGCCTCTTGGGAGGCGACCAAGGCCTCCTGCCTTCATCAAGAGGCCAG gagggagaggctcCCCTGGCTGCTCCGGCAGAGCCGCTGCCTTTTCTTGCTGCGGcagctcttcagcctggagagtGCTTCCAGCGGCCGGAGGCGCTCGCGCCTGGCAGCGCTCATGGAGGTCAACACGGCCGAGGAGTCCGGGGATGCGAGTCAC ATCCTCTGGGCCTACGTGGAATACGCCCAGCGCTGCCAGGACCTGGGCTGCCGGGAAGAGTGGCTGCAGTACGGGCGGGCGGCCATGCAGCTCAGCTCCGACGTCGAGCCCTTTGGAGGAGGGGTATTAAATGCCGCAAAATTCGCCCAGGCCCTGTCCCATCTGAACCTCAGCCTGGGAAATCTGCCCCTCTCTGTCGATGTCG gcTATCGTGCCAAGAGCCTGTGCGCAGAGCTGGAGCAGCCCGATCTAGACCGTGAGGTTCTGGCCACGCTCTTCACGGCGCTCTTCCTCCAGATGAG GTACCCGGAATGTGTGGAAGTGCTCGCCAGGCTAGAGAAGCAGGTGGCTGGAGAGCACCGGATCATCGGGCAGGCGTgcttcttctcctgctgcttaGACCTCTTGCTTTATGCTG GCTGGGAGTATAAGTCATTTGAGGAGTGCAGGAGCTTTGTAGAGCAGAATGAAGCAAACTGCATCCTCAAATCACAGAAGAGCATCCTGTTTGGGCTGTTTTCATCCCTGGCTCTTTG GTTTGCAAGGCTTGGGCAATGGGACAACTTCCAGAAGCCCTTTGAAAAAgccaagcagctgctgaaggGAGCTGACGCCTCTGTGCCTGCCACGCAAGCGTGCAGTCGGCTCCTGGAGTGCTACAGCCTGCTGCTGAGAAAGGACATTGAGCACAGCTCGGCGAGGGCCTGGGAGAGCCGTGCCGGGGCTCTAAGG CTGGCCGAAGAGGCTTTCGCGCGGTGCTCTACAAGCCCCGTCTTCTACGCCAGAGTCTACCACCTGAAAGCGTACATTTTCCGCATGCTGGGTGACAAACACGAGAGCCAGCTGTGCCTCACCCAGGGCCTCCAAGCCTGTGCGCTGAATGGCAACCTCCTGGAGAAGACGTGGCTGGAGATGAGCTCT gaGCAGTGGTCCACTGGAAAGGCCTTCAGGCACCAGTCTCCCCCGGGGCCAGCTCCCGAAGCAAAGCCAGAAGTCTAG